The Peribacillus simplex genome contains the following window.
GATATTTGTAAGTATTCTATTAAAATCATTTTCTAAAAGGGTGGGATTTCCGTCCAAAATGTATTAAACGGGCTTTTTAGAAGGCATGCAGCGAATAATATATTACTGCGAGCCAGGGGGATTATTATAAAACGGGGGTGAATCTGCAATATGGATTCAAAAGAGGCGGGCCATGCACCTCCTTTGATTTTTTTCACCTGTAAAGTTTACTATATGTAGTCAAATCCTTTAGCCGCTTTTCATTGATGGCAAAACCGATTCCCGCTTTATCAGGAACCTGGATCATACCATTTTTGACAATGACTTCCGGATCGATTATATCCCCTTCCCAATAGCGGGATGAGGATGATATATCCCCGGGAATCGTGAATCCTTTTAATGTGGCAAGAGCGATATTATGTGCACGCGATATGCCAAATTCAATCATCCCCCCGCACCAAACGGGCACATCATTTCCCAAGCATAGATCATGGATCTTGACAGCTTCTGTCCAGCCCCCGACTTTTGCCATCTTAATGTTGATCACCCCACAGCTCTCGAGTGACAGCGCACTTTTGGCATCATGAAATGAGTTTATGCTTTCATCAAGGCAAATGGGTGTCTGCAGCTGTTTCTGCAAAATGGAATGTTCAACAATATCGTCATGTCCCAGCGGCTGCTCAATCATCATCAGCTTAAATACATCAAGCTTCTGCAGATGTGGGATGTCATCGAGCGTGTACGCTGAATTGGCATCTGCCATTAGCGGGATATCTGGATAGGCCCGACGGATTTCCGATAAAAACTCCAGATCATTATGAGGATTGATTTTTATTTTGTATCGCTGATAACCAGATTTTGAAAAATCCTCAATCTGGTGCATCGCGTCTTCAATATCATTGGATGCAACGACAACACCAGCGGCCACTTCACTTCGTTCGCCGCCAAAAAGCCGTCCGAGATAGACGCCATTCTGCTTCGC
Protein-coding sequences here:
- the menC gene encoding o-succinylbenzoate synthase; its protein translation is MMLSSISLKLVKAPLKRPFKTHLETVSDREVIIVEAMDEDGLIGYGEAVPFASPWYTEETIKTCFHMLDDFLIPLTLAGRIRHPDELPNLWSGIRRNAMAKSALEQAILDLYAKQNGVYLGRLFGGERSEVAAGVVVASNDIEDAMHQIEDFSKSGYQRYKIKINPHNDLEFLSEIRRAYPDIPLMADANSAYTLDDIPHLQKLDVFKLMMIEQPLGHDDIVEHSILQKQLQTPICLDESINSFHDAKSALSLESCGVINIKMAKVGGWTEAVKIHDLCLGNDVPVWCGGMIEFGISRAHNIALATLKGFTIPGDISSSSRYWEGDIIDPEVIVKNGMIQVPDKAGIGFAINEKRLKDLTTYSKLYR